The proteins below are encoded in one region of Microlunatus antarcticus:
- a CDS encoding single-stranded DNA-binding protein yields the protein MAGETPITLIGNLTADPELRFTPSGAAVANFTVASTPRTFDRQTNEWRDGDAMFLSCAVWRQAAENVAESLQKGMRVIVSGRLKSRSYETREGEKRTVFEVDVDEIGPALRYATAKVTRTSSGGGGGNGGGGGGGGRPSGGGGGNSGGGGSFGGDPWATGGGGNSGGGSRGGQSGGGQSGGGDDPWATPQNDEPPF from the coding sequence ATGGCAGGCGAGACACCCATCACGCTCATCGGCAACCTGACGGCCGATCCCGAGCTGCGCTTCACCCCCTCGGGGGCGGCGGTCGCGAACTTCACCGTCGCGTCCACCCCGCGCACGTTCGACCGGCAGACCAACGAGTGGCGTGACGGTGACGCCATGTTCCTCAGCTGCGCCGTCTGGCGTCAGGCTGCCGAGAACGTGGCCGAGTCGCTGCAGAAGGGGATGCGCGTCATCGTCTCCGGACGGCTGAAGTCGCGCAGCTACGAGACCCGCGAGGGTGAGAAGCGCACGGTCTTCGAGGTCGACGTCGACGAGATCGGCCCGGCGCTGCGCTACGCGACCGCCAAGGTCACCCGCACCTCCAGCGGAGGCGGCGGGGGCAACGGTGGTGGCGGTGGCGGCGGCGGCCGTCCCTCGGGCGGCGGCGGGGGCAACTCCGGCGGCGGCGGCTCGTTCGGGGGCGACCCCTGGGCGACCGGCGGCGGGGGCAACTCCGGCGGCGGCTCGCGCGGCGGGCAGTCCGGCGGCGGCCAGTCCGGCGGCGGGGACGACCCGTGGGCGACCCCGCAGAACGACGAGCCCCCGTTCTGA
- the rpsF gene encoding 30S ribosomal protein S6 — MRPYEVMVIFDPDTDERQVQPTLENHLNVITKANGTVNSLEVWGRRRLAYEIRKKSEGIYVVLNLSAEPADVKELDRQFTLNESIMRTKVIRTDAH; from the coding sequence ATGCGCCCTTACGAGGTCATGGTCATCTTCGACCCCGACACCGACGAGCGTCAGGTCCAGCCGACGCTCGAGAACCACCTGAACGTCATCACCAAGGCCAACGGCACGGTGAACAGCCTGGAGGTCTGGGGTCGGCGCCGTCTGGCGTACGAGATCCGGAAGAAGTCCGAAGGCATCTACGTCGTGCTCAACCTCTCGGCCGAGCCGGCTGACGTCAAGGAGCTCGACCGTCAGTTCACGCTCAACGAGTCGATCATGCGCACGAAGGTCATCCGCACCGACGCGCACTGA
- a CDS encoding GNAT family N-acetyltransferase → MITARPLERSDLAAVVDLLQAYDRQWFGEPVLGVEDVRSAWEAPAFDLATDSEGWDEDGELVAFGTLGAAAEVELAVRQDWAGAGLEDAVLDRWETEARRRGLDKLRRDLPATDDEGRARLEARGWTVERTGWMLRLDPNTPVQEQDLPDGYAVRPLAEPDVPAAYTVISEAFARYGFRRTYADWRAGTVDRADLTLEHGRIVTWRDEVVGVCLVIDPAPGGGSASDAEAWVPQVAVDEGHRRRGLARELLARTAVAARGRGVPRLALYTNGDTGALGLYERFGMEVRHTLVECSLTL, encoded by the coding sequence ATGATCACGGCCCGACCGCTCGAGCGGTCCGACCTGGCGGCGGTCGTCGACCTGCTCCAGGCGTACGACCGCCAATGGTTCGGCGAGCCGGTCTTGGGCGTGGAGGACGTGCGCTCTGCCTGGGAGGCGCCGGCCTTCGACCTGGCGACCGACAGCGAGGGCTGGGACGAGGACGGCGAGCTCGTCGCCTTCGGCACGCTCGGTGCGGCGGCCGAGGTCGAGCTGGCGGTACGCCAGGACTGGGCCGGGGCCGGGCTGGAGGACGCGGTCCTGGACCGCTGGGAGACCGAGGCGCGTCGGCGCGGTCTCGACAAGCTGCGACGCGACCTCCCCGCGACCGACGACGAGGGCCGGGCCCGGCTGGAGGCGCGTGGCTGGACCGTCGAGCGCACCGGGTGGATGCTCCGGCTCGACCCCAACACTCCGGTGCAGGAGCAGGACCTCCCCGACGGCTACGCGGTCCGTCCGCTGGCCGAGCCCGACGTCCCCGCCGCCTACACCGTGATCAGCGAGGCCTTCGCGCGCTACGGCTTCCGGCGCACGTACGCCGACTGGCGCGCCGGCACGGTCGACCGGGCGGACCTCACGCTCGAGCACGGCCGGATCGTGACCTGGCGCGACGAGGTAGTCGGCGTCTGCCTGGTGATCGACCCCGCCCCGGGCGGCGGGTCTGCGTCGGATGCCGAGGCCTGGGTCCCGCAGGTGGCGGTCGACGAGGGGCACCGGCGACGGGGGCTGGCCCGCGAGCTGCTGGCCCGGACGGCGGTCGCCGCGCGGGGGCGCGGGGTGCCGCGGCTGGCGCTCTACACGAACGGGGACACGGGTGCGCTGGGCCTCTACGAGCGCTTCGGCATGGAGGTGCGGCACACCCTCGTCGAGTGCAGCCTGACCCTCTGA
- a CDS encoding DUF805 domain-containing protein → MSTYAPHPHGGPDASPGTDLTLPDYAIGFTGAVRRGFKKYATFTGRASRAEFWFWYLFVVGGALVLVVPGAVLATATASSSSDGAPSPAAAVAFALVGVFYLAVLLPTIAVACRRLHDAGFSGLFLLLGLVTGLIPLIMCILPTSPNAVRYGPPGQPQPYGLPYGGYAPQQGYAPQQGYDEQPRG, encoded by the coding sequence TTGAGCACCTACGCACCCCACCCCCACGGCGGCCCCGACGCGAGCCCCGGCACCGATCTGACGCTGCCGGACTACGCGATCGGCTTCACCGGCGCGGTCCGCCGCGGCTTCAAGAAGTACGCCACCTTCACCGGTCGCGCGAGCCGGGCCGAGTTCTGGTTCTGGTACCTCTTCGTCGTCGGCGGCGCCCTGGTCCTCGTCGTGCCGGGCGCGGTCCTCGCGACGGCGACCGCGTCCTCCTCCTCGGACGGCGCCCCGAGCCCCGCGGCCGCGGTGGCCTTCGCGCTCGTCGGGGTCTTCTACCTGGCGGTGCTGCTCCCGACCATCGCCGTCGCCTGCCGCCGCCTGCACGACGCGGGCTTCAGCGGGCTCTTCCTGCTCCTCGGCCTGGTGACCGGCCTCATCCCGCTGATCATGTGCATCCTGCCCACCTCGCCGAACGCCGTCCGCTACGGACCGCCCGGCCAGCCGCAGCCGTACGGCCTCCCGTACGGCGGCTACGCACCGCAGCAGGGCTACGCGCCCCAGCAGGGCTACGACGAGCAGCCGCGCGGCTGA
- a CDS encoding deoxyribonuclease IV, with translation MTDLQAGAHGDQLDPVAEAQARDAQLAQFFLGDPQAWKGPQVAFEGGAPALRQAATDAGIALYVHAPYVLNVATTNNRIRIPSRKFLQQHLDAAAEIGAAGLVVHGGHVLKADDPATGIDNWRKCVERLDLKVPLLIENTAGGDNAMARHLDRLDQLWDAVEDGDGAGVGFCLDTCHAHAAGEDLDGLVDRVRAITGRIDLVHANDSRDAAGSGADRHTNLGEGQVDPDALVAIVREAGAPVVVETPGGVDGQSADLAWLRARLAATG, from the coding sequence ATGACGGACCTGCAGGCCGGCGCCCACGGCGACCAGCTCGACCCGGTCGCGGAGGCCCAGGCCCGTGACGCCCAGCTCGCGCAGTTCTTCCTGGGCGACCCGCAGGCGTGGAAGGGGCCGCAGGTCGCCTTCGAGGGCGGTGCGCCGGCGCTGCGCCAGGCCGCGACGGACGCGGGCATCGCGCTCTACGTCCACGCCCCGTACGTGCTGAACGTCGCGACCACGAACAACCGGATCCGGATCCCGAGCCGCAAGTTCCTGCAGCAGCACCTCGACGCGGCCGCCGAGATCGGCGCCGCCGGGCTCGTGGTGCACGGCGGTCACGTGCTCAAGGCCGACGACCCGGCCACGGGCATCGACAACTGGCGCAAGTGCGTCGAGCGCCTCGACCTCAAGGTCCCGCTGCTCATCGAGAACACGGCGGGCGGCGACAACGCCATGGCCCGCCACCTCGACCGGCTCGACCAGCTCTGGGACGCGGTCGAGGACGGAGACGGCGCCGGGGTCGGCTTCTGCCTCGACACCTGCCACGCGCACGCGGCCGGCGAAGACCTCGACGGTCTCGTCGACCGGGTCCGTGCGATCACCGGCCGGATCGACCTGGTCCACGCGAACGACTCCCGCGACGCCGCCGGCTCAGGGGCGGACCGGCACACCAACCTCGGCGAGGGCCAGGTGGATCCCGACGCGCTGGTCGCGATCGTCCGCGAGGCCGGCGCCCCGGTGGTCGTGGAGACCCCGGGCGGCGTGGACGGCCAGTCGGCCGACCTCGCCTGGCTCCGGGCCCGGCTCGCCGCGACCGGCTAG
- a CDS encoding serine/threonine-protein kinase, protein MVKTPRLGGLTDWRPLARGGFAVVWEAHQQSLDRQVAVKIITRKLDNPEERERFLRESSAAGRMSSHPGIVTVHDAGLLDDDRPYLVMELCTGGSLTRRLTPENRQSQEWVRDLGVRIADALAAAHDQGVLHRDVKPANVLIDQYGHAGLADFGLAVMTDGMDLEERLEALTPAYAPPEAFAPHTPTASGDVYSLAATLYALLCGHAPRAVDPGDAEPDLTAAQVVMAHLDDPVERLPDVDPALMDVLMEALDDDPSSRPTAATFRDRLAALPLGAPATPVLPQLDEPLVDQQSPQPPAPATAPAAPAAEPVASPTTTPSWRRWPVLAAAGLVLLLVVALAVAVSGGGGVAAGPVPATGPSTDVASSAAASPSAALLAGFSDCSGAVGRPAQCAPEPPQCWGSLTSAFDSLTVASPAGCDRSHIYQTFAAGTLASPAIRQSQIDEDAGATATCTAELVNSMLPAGQRRTNWEVYGIPAQSASPDDDAYFLCVFGRGTRDAPLTLTAP, encoded by the coding sequence GTGGTGAAGACGCCGCGACTCGGGGGACTCACGGACTGGCGACCGCTCGCCCGTGGGGGCTTCGCCGTGGTCTGGGAGGCTCACCAGCAGTCGCTCGACCGCCAGGTCGCGGTGAAGATCATCACGCGCAAGCTCGACAACCCCGAGGAGCGCGAACGGTTCCTGCGGGAGTCGAGCGCCGCGGGCCGGATGTCCAGCCACCCGGGCATCGTCACGGTCCACGACGCCGGGCTGCTCGACGACGACCGCCCGTACCTCGTCATGGAGCTGTGCACCGGCGGCTCGCTCACCCGGCGGCTGACGCCGGAGAACCGCCAGAGCCAGGAGTGGGTGCGCGACCTCGGCGTCCGGATCGCCGACGCGCTCGCCGCCGCCCACGACCAGGGCGTGCTGCACCGCGACGTGAAGCCCGCGAACGTGCTCATCGACCAGTACGGGCACGCCGGCCTGGCCGACTTCGGGCTCGCGGTGATGACCGACGGCATGGACCTCGAGGAGCGGCTGGAGGCCCTGACCCCCGCGTACGCCCCGCCGGAGGCCTTCGCCCCGCACACCCCGACCGCGAGCGGCGACGTCTACTCCCTGGCCGCCACGCTCTACGCGCTGCTCTGCGGCCACGCGCCCCGCGCCGTGGACCCCGGCGACGCCGAGCCCGACCTGACCGCGGCCCAGGTCGTCATGGCCCACCTCGACGACCCGGTCGAGCGCCTGCCCGACGTCGACCCCGCCCTGATGGACGTCCTCATGGAGGCGCTGGACGACGACCCCTCGTCCCGGCCCACGGCGGCCACGTTCCGGGACCGGCTGGCGGCGCTGCCGCTCGGCGCGCCCGCCACGCCCGTCCTGCCGCAGCTCGACGAGCCGCTCGTGGACCAGCAGTCCCCGCAGCCCCCGGCGCCTGCGACAGCCCCGGCGGCCCCGGCGGCCGAGCCCGTCGCGAGCCCGACCACGACGCCCTCCTGGCGGCGCTGGCCGGTCCTGGCGGCGGCGGGTCTGGTGCTGCTGCTCGTGGTGGCACTCGCCGTCGCGGTCTCGGGTGGCGGAGGTGTGGCGGCCGGCCCGGTGCCGGCCACCGGTCCGTCGACGGACGTCGCCTCGAGCGCCGCGGCCAGCCCGTCGGCCGCGCTCCTCGCCGGGTTCAGCGACTGCAGCGGAGCCGTAGGTCGACCGGCGCAGTGCGCGCCCGAGCCGCCCCAGTGCTGGGGCAGCCTGACCTCGGCCTTCGACTCGCTCACGGTCGCGTCGCCCGCCGGCTGCGACCGCAGCCACATCTACCAGACCTTCGCGGCCGGGACCCTGGCGTCGCCGGCCATCCGCCAGTCGCAGATCGACGAGGACGCGGGGGCGACGGCGACCTGCACGGCCGAGCTGGTGAACTCGATGCTCCCCGCCGGCCAGCGGCGTACGAACTGGGAGGTGTACGGCATCCCGGCCCAGAGCGCGTCGCCGGACGACGACGCCTACTTCCTCTGCGTGTTCGGGCGCGGGACCCGGGACGCACCGCTGACGCTGACGGCGCCCTAG